A window of Quercus robur chromosome 12, dhQueRobu3.1, whole genome shotgun sequence genomic DNA:
tgatgtTATAAATCAATTTCTAGATAACATTAGAAATCCTTTAGTTTCTGGGGTGCTACTAGAATTCAGAACTAAAaaaggaaaggggaaaaaagtaaCTCCTCTTTCGGTTGTTGtctaaaattgaaattgaactAGTGGGGAGTCCTCTTACTTATCACTTCTCTTTTAGGATCCTGTAACTGGGAGTGCAAATTGTGCCTTAACACCATACTGGAGCAAAAAATTGGGGAAGTGTGATTTGATTGCTTATGCGGTATTCTTGCTATCTCTAGTGCATTGAAACTTATGTAATCTTTGTCTTCATTGTATAATTTACATTGTTTACtttgttcaggcatcacctagAGGTGGAGTACTAAACATTCATTTAGACGAACAAAACCAAACAGTGCTTCTGCGAGGAAAAGCCATTACTGTCATGGAAGGGTCTCTTCTAGTTTAGATATTTGGAGTTGAAActccatgttttgttttttatacaaTTGAAATAAATGGTAACTGGGTGTAAGAATCACTTGGAATTGGAATTTGATTTTCAACTTATTAGGTCATTCTGGGggtgtttggtaatgttgttctagtgacgttgtttgtattttttggaaatacgtgtgagtgaaaaaatgtgaaaatatatataatgttgtttaaacactgaaaatcgTTGTTTGAAATActttaccaaacatgccctCTAATTATGTGGTtcacattgaaaaaaaatgtatttatcaaacttatctaattttttttttttttagaatactaaatattttaacacaTACACGGGAAGAGGGgagaaggtcttaaagaaacttacagtagTGTATATCTAAAAGAGCctaaacttatttaattttaatcattaacagtaacataccaaaaaaaatgtatgcATTAGTCCATTAGAATTCTCCTTATAGACATACTCTATGTAAATGTTGATTTGGAACCATACAAGTaactttataataataataataataataatagtgagTATTAGACCATGGTCCTTTAGTTTAAGGCTCTCCCACTCCCCCAACAAATTGATACAAGATCTCTAATGAACAAGTGAATTGGTCTTAACAATGAGCCCAAATGGACTAAGaaaaaagagtccaaatccATTGGTTCACGATTTTGGGTTAAAGTAGTTTCTCAACTATATATATCAATGGGCTCTTGGTCGACTCTCTAGGCCTCTTTCCCCAAACTTATTACATATACAGTACTATCCTCCTGTTTAATCTATGCTCAACACAGCTAGTTACTGAAAAATTAATCGATTTTCAGAAAATTTTACATCAATGATAGTTAATGGGATTAAACAAGCGACATAGCTGATTCCTTTCTTTTGcaaattttattgtcttttgaagTCTAGGAAGCACGGACACTCTCGTCATCGTGTCATTATGTCATACCCATACCCGTCTCTGTTTTAGAAGTGTTAATAGTGATTGTCTTTCGTGTAACAAATCCTGATATTCTTCCTCCATTAGGACTACTTTGTGCAAAACTTACACAACCATTTCCCCATAGGAATTGCAAATGATCTTCTCCATCCAATAATTTAATCCAAAGATTTGCTTCAGGGGATCATACTGAGGATACTATCTTAATCCTCATGCCCTCAGTATTTATAGCTACAAATTTTGATGATAtattatattacaaaaaatttcaggTTATAGTTCAGGTGAAGTCCTTATAGTCAccaaatctttactcattaaaCATAAGATTTCATCTTATACCAATTAATGCTTTCCTAATAGGCacctaaaatttcaaaagcaAAATGAAATCAGACACCATATTGACATTTAATTTGGATATAAATAAGATTCATGAAGATTTGATCATCGTTTTAACGACATTAGATCAATAATTAATTTCTAAATTAAGAAAGGTATCATTTTTCTCCTTTATAAATATTGGcctttttatttccttcatATTGCAAGGAATTTCTGTCTGCCTTTTTGTTAAAATTCTTCATCACTTGCAAGAATTCCCGAGTATATCCTGACCCAACAACATAAGTAATTTGAAGGCAACAGAAGATCTCTGTACTTGTATTTGGCTGTGAAGTTTTTGAAGCAACTTTTAATGGAGTAACGGAGTACTACCACCCACATGTAATGGACTCCCATACTGCTCCTCAGGTAGCTTGCTGAATGCTACAGGATTTAGATAATTGCATGGAATTTAGAAGTCTGGTTCATGAATTTTTCTCTTTAGTTCCTCTAGCATTAGTGTAAGgttttattacatattttatgatAGTCATGTTGGTCCTCTAAGCAAGTCACAAGCTGCAAGACAACATTTTGTCCTTTTGTTTCTACTTAGCATACGATTTATAGTAtaatatgtcatttttttttaatcttgtgttAATTTTCTCCAATATATTTCACTATACAAAATTTAGGACTAAGGAATTAAGGATcctttttagtatatatattagtaaacgTTCACGTATTTATACATCCATGAGTGTATCTTTTTTCCTTATAAGAAGTGGGGATGGAGTAATCCAAATTATCTCGATTGAGAAAACCGAGCAACATCATTGAGCTAGAAGGCTCTTCACTAATACCTTAACTTTTACTTCAAAGAAATTATATGATATaggttttatttggtttttaaactCTTATAAAATCTCCTTAAATGATTTTGTTACAGACTTACGTTTTCAGACTACCTTGTCTGAAATGTCAAAGGAGGGTGAGGCAATTGTTGTCAAAACTTCATGGTAACTTcaagttttggttttatttaatgattaaattttgtcaaaattgcAAAACTGTaaccttttatatattattttgctaGGAGTGTATTCTATTGAGGCTGATGGAGAATCCGGGAGAGTAAAAGTTACAACTGAAATAGATCCTCACACACTTGCTGACCGTCTTGAAGGAATATATAACAAAAGAGAGCTACCATGTGCAACAATGCATATTCCATCACCACACCCTGTGCCTAACCATAACACACATGTTGCAGCTACTAATAACCAAAATGGACAAGAGCAATTCAGAGATTTCCAAATAGCAGAACTTCAAGAATTGGCTAAACTTGAGAGGTTGAAAAACGTGGAGCTTGTTCAATCTAGGACATTGAAAATGACATTTAATGATTACAAAGAGGGTCACGCAAATGCATCTATTGGTGATGTTCAAAGTGAAAAGAAGGATGGGCCTAACCTTAAGCCTGCAAAAGCTGCTGGCTCAAGTCATTGTGAGGCTTCTTCTAgctatggtggtggtggtggtggctgtgaAAATCTTAACTGTAATGCAATGAAAAACTTGCCCCATCATCATACTTTTAACATTGAATTCATtaaaccaccaccatcaccaccaagCAATCATGTTCCACAGCCACAGGGTTATCCACCATATGGATATGCACCACAAGGACAACCCCAAGGTCCTCCCACATCACAACCATTCAATGCTCACTATTCTGATGTGTCATGTGGTGACATGCAAAAATGCATAGTGATGTGAGTTGAGttgaaaataattcatttaatttGAAACAGATGTATTTTATGATTcacaataaatattacaaatttagaaatatattaaatgcaactttatttcaaattttaaatgatgtgggATTATGTTAcatttttgtttcaaatttttacgCTTTGCTTGCTCATGTATATAAGTTTCATGATATTTAAGAATTAAGTATTTCCTTCCCTCTAAATTTGTTAGTTAATCATAAAACTAATGAGATGCGTTTACTTATGAACTAGAGTAAGGAATGTGTATAAAAAAGTATTCGCTTCTTGATGTGAATCAAAAACTCCTGCTAGTATTCTGTTTTTAGTTCAAAGTATATATATTGGGATAGAATACTCGTATcagttttgaatgattatatatatctaattttAGATGATGTGACATTATATATGGTTAtatactaacaaaaacaaatggattattttcatttgaaaaccaaataattaaaaatcacCTTAAACTCTTAATGCCCATGAAAACTATATATCAAAAAATTGTCACTATAGTCGAATTGTCAAAGATTCGAAGTAGTCACAAAAAAGAACACAATGTTTATTCCAAGGGTCATCAGTAACCTTTTACGCTTGTAAAATAAAACGATGCTCAGAAAAatgaggcaaaaaaaaaaaaaaaaaaaaggaaacaataaaataaaacaaaataggaAACTATCAAACCATAGTTGAAGTAGTCTTTAACATTCTTAAAGTCACTAGATATACAGTAAATTACACTTTTTCACTTTAACTTTTACCCTAAGTACACTTCATCCCTGGAACAAAGAAAATGTATGATTGACCCCCAAAAGTTGTaactttgtttcaaaataaCCCCGACCATCACTTTTGTTGTTAAGTATGATAGATTGAAACACCAATTTATACCTCTCCAAAACAAACAGTAAATAGATAAATTGGTAACTGTCGATAgtcttttttaaattaaagggTCGATCGTGCGTTACAATAGCTCAGTAAGTGTAATGGAGGTCAAAGATTAGGGTAAAGGAAAGTGTAATTTTGCTTTAAAATGAAAGTGTGCTtagagaaaaatgagaaaaaacaaaaaatgaaacagTATAGACACAAAAGGGTGCTTAGGCTTATTTGAATGTGGTTGTGTATTTGTAACTGAAGTAAAAGTGAAGTCAGCACAAGTGGTTCCCTAGAGCAAAAGAAAGGAGGTGAATTCGAGTCTGGTTGATTCAAGATCAAACTGTAAAAGATTATCCTCCATTTGATACCCTTTAATCACAATCGATGTCTTCATAGAAAGACCACCATTCATAAACCCCAAGCACCACAAGTCAGCATCATCCCTTGTAGTCCTAACCATTGAATTCGACCCAATAATCCTCCAAACAACATCGGGTCTATGCATAACGAGATCAATGGTTGGGACGCTCGGTCCCATTGGTGTAGTTGTGACATCCCTTGCTTGCTTCATAGCACTAATCGAATGACAAAGTATGGTCTGTTAAAGAGGTTAGGTTAAAAGCTAAGGAGGCTTCACTAACAAACACCTTTCTGAAttcaatgtatatataattacTTAGGGATGTGTTAAAGAagaattaagcacaaaatttttTCTCAGTAAAACTAACTACaatgttgtttttatttaaagaCTATTCAAACCGTGAAGCTATTCTTGACTACTTGTATAGTTTTATCAAAACTCTAGAGATATACAGGTATTTTCTTCTGCATTCCAAATGTGTGTTTCTAAAGACATGGAACAACTCTACTTCACTTATATATGGGTGTGTAGAGATTTTGATTTCGTCATGACAATCtcatatgaattttatttatttttataggaatCTCAATTGAAAAATGTTGACTTTGCCAATGATCTTCGAAACCTCCACAACGTTATGGGAAATTATTTGCCTAGCGGCTCCCTCATAGCATATAAAGCCAATATACTTGTGGATCTCATCTGCTGTAAGGGATTCGTTGCATACAATGGTTAAGTTTTATCTCTTCTTACCTTTCAACAAATGTGTAAGATTTTTTAAGGTATGATTGAAATAAAGCTATAAAGAATaagaatagaaaattttgaaattatacttaaactaataaattataGTAATTTAAAGCTtaactatatttatatttgccttttcacaaaaaaagaataaaaaaaaatactattattaAATTTGTGACTAGCATTACGTATATGGGTAgcaaaataacttttattttttttagaaagtttaagttttaaatcatttttactAACTTATCTTTGATATAAGATATATAACATATGTTTAATCTATTTAAGTGtctaaattacaataaaaattaatcattAGACAAAAGCAATATATATAGAACCATCAACTTTGGTGGGGCACCATCCTACATAATCTCTcatatatagaaaattttgaaattaggtTAGAAAATGATAGTCTTTCCATGTATGGTAACATTTTATCAATTAACATAGTCTGTATCTTAAAACCAATTTATTTTAGTATGCTTAACAATTTTCACCCCAAATagaaataaaccaaaatgcTTTGTCTTTCATCTTTTTATGTATGTGAACATTATTATGTTAGAAATGCATGTTAcatgttatcattttttttttctttataattcgATATTTATAACAATAGGGCAAGAGAGATTCGAACCATGATTTTCCtacaaatgagagaaaattatgccactgagttacaacttacaaaacTCTTGGTGTTATATATTTTCCCTGACCTGCCTTTTCATGCtcgtaaaattttattttggttatgATGATAAATATGACATATAGGAACTTACCAATACCAAGCATGTTCGTATGAAACATTTACTATGTGGTAACTAAGTGATGGCAAGAGACATATGTCAATACTTTAGTTCATATATTTGTCAATTACTTTCCTTTCTTGTTCTTTTGTTCCTAGCCTTAAAGGGGTAAATGACCCAATGTTGCTTATAATTATGTTGCACTTTGGGCTTCCATTTGCAAGCTTCAAGCTTAAGGAATGATTGACAACTCTTATTTGTCAGATTTTGTTCTATGCTCTTGTGGGGAGATGGTTTTGATTCCTCTTTTATGGTCATCTATTATGTTTTCCTTTGGGGAGATGAATTTAATTCCTCTTTTACAGTTATCCAATTCTTCgtatttaagagagagagagaacatgcTATCAAATTGTGTGATTTTCAATAGATTAGtccactaaaaaattattagattgTATAACATTATTTTAAAGTGTATCATAGGACATAGATGAGATTTTAAATGGCCAAAAGACTTTctaattcaaaatttacattttcaAGGAAgattgttgggctttgtggagcctagttttgtttgatctaGTTCgacgacccgacccgaccccgaataatattgcgtggtttttaatgagagatttaCTGAGGCTTAGTCTATGGAGCGGAGGCTTGAGCCGATAAGCCCAAGCTGGAGCGCTCATGGACAAGCCTCTGGGGTCCAGGGGCAACGCccttgggaaattttttttggcccgTTTAGCCCATTGTGGAGCCGCCTTttgtaattagtttttttttttatagagtcgGTTGCCGTGTCTTATATATAGAGAAAATATTGTAGCTGCATCTGGTGTTGTATTCTTCCCTGAAAATAGTGAAATCTCTgtaactccgtggacgtaggcaaattgccgaaccacgtaaatattgtcttatacgtgtgattgttttttctttggcgcgtgttttctctattttttgtttctcataggTTGGAATTCGGCTTAATTCCCTCCAAAGACTCCACAACTCTTAAAATCTTGAACTATGAACAAAAGAGCAGGACCTAAAACTAAAAGGACTACTCACATTATACATCCATTATAATAGGCAAttaggaaatatatatattgtgtaagGACACAAACATCAAACAGCCTaagcccacttagaatagtgAGGATGGTGCAGCTCAGCTAGACCCAAATCAATAGATATTTGTAAGAGAGTGGGTTAAACAAAAAAGGAGGGGGCTTAGCTCGAGGACAAAAATAGGGAGAAAATCACTACGGAtcaaagtttatatatataaggcttatcACAAGCTTGCCTGAGGAGGCAATTCTTACACAGAATGATACACTGTTCACTTTCTTCTCTCAATACTCTTGTTCTggtttctctctttcccttatttttctctggacaataaaaacaaattagatctcacagttttattAATTCCGAAGCTTCCATTTCcttcgaccaagtataaaagtttagccacGCAGAGTaatgatgaaaactcaaaggagaagttagagaagaggggagagagacaTCTATGTCAAGTCTGATttttcctctcccttttacACATTAATTCCCCATTTTCCAAGCCCACAAGATCttctaaaaatattctaaatattATCCTTAAATAACAACATCCAAATCTgactaattaaagaaaatataaaaataaaaaataaaatagtccTAATATAACTAAGAAAGTGGTGTTTTCAGCTGGAAATTTTGTGCACCAGATCTGGAAACTTCCGAAAATAAACCGTATCAGATTCGCGTATTAGAATTGCAAGCTAAGGAATGTTCTAGAACATCAACAGTGCAGGTGTAGCAATTTCAAGCCCGATTTCAAAATTGATACAGTGAATATCtcacaaaactcaaaacatgaaagttgtagagaTTTTTATTGGCgttccatagcatcttgaaCCATCTTAATCGGAGCTCAGATGAGAGAGTTATACCCAGATTATGAAGCGATGTCAAAATTGTCTAGAATCGCTCAATTAGCTTCGTTTTGTACTTAATGCCTCCATTCGCATCCTAAttcaaatataagaataatgagtacatttagacaccaaataagtataaaagactaaacattaagggagaaaaatatgacattttgcatTCTCCTCACTCCCCTTCACTTGGAAGTtcctttatattatatatttctcaGCCCTTTATATTATATACATCTTGGCCCTCCATCTCCACTTACCCAGGCTCTCACTATGACATTTGTCCCCTTAAACTTCTGTTGAAGGTGGTAGAAGAAGTTGTTTAGCTGTGAATTCCACTGttcaggtcacttcctcattaatacAGCTGATAAAGATATTGCCAGTCATTTAATGCGAAGGTAGTAGGATAACTCTCACTAAAGACTTCCCTTACTTTCCATGATTCTCTCTCTACACCTTATCCTCCTCGTCTGAACTTCCCAGAAGTCTCTTGTCTCTTCCCCTCCCATCCTCAGGTGGATCCTCTCTTCAGGCTTATGATGCTTTAATAATGACGATAACAACATATCGAACCTTTCCTTTGTTCTCGGGTCCCCACACattgtgtttgtatttatttttagttgaatATTTGTGtctatgatatatatttttcaaatatttgataGTCCATTTGCTATCAATTCAAGTAGCTAGCATGAAGGGTCGCTAAAATGCAatagtactattttttttaaagtagaatTTGTAGTTATGGTTCTCGTTTTACgataattatttgtttttatcattaaggtatttttttaataggatttaAAGTTATGGTACTcgttttatgattatttttcttttattattaggTCAAGATATTAATTAACTTTGGATGTAGACAAAATTTGAACTCAGTCAACCATAGACTTAACTAACTAATTGAAAAACCCACATTGCAAATGCAATGGTAATATGGTATCATAATTGCTGTCTGCGAATTGACCCATTTTAGTCGGAAAAAACctagttattacttattagtagTAATCAATTATTTAGCGCTGCcaatgatttcttttttaatttatcaagAAGGCCATGTTAAAAAAtaccaaagaaacaaaagggtaattaaggaaaaaagataaaaattaaaaatacaaaagatacaaaaagttGTAACTTAGAGTTGGAATATGATCACTCTATTTGACTATGCGTTTACTAGAAGTAGATGTAAAATTAAAGTTGGCACATGTGGTCCCTTTAACCAAAATTGATGAGCTAAATCCCAATCTCTCTGATTCAAGATCAAATTGTAGAAGATTATCCTCCAATTGATGCCCACCAATCACGACTGAAGTTCTTGCATGGGGTCCACCATCCACAAACCCCAAACACCACACGTCAGCATCGCTCCTCTCAATCCTAACCATCGAATTAGACCCAAAAACCCTCCAAAACACATCATCACCTTGCATCACGAGATCAACGGTCGGGACAGCCGGTCCCACGCGAGTACTCATGATATCTTTTCCAGCATAGCACACACCGAATGGCTCCACGGTATTTGCCGTTACCGTTAAGTTCAAACCCAGGGCTTCCTTTACAAACAGATCATTAAACGCTTTGTAAATGGACGTCTCTAACACCGTGTAGGGATCAACGGTGCTGATCTTGGTCCCACCAAAACCGTTCTCATCAACGGTCAGGAGCGAGGCATTGATGGGAACGGCTTTTCCGTTGACTTTGATTGAAGTCAAACCTATGAAATACTCATCAGACGGCTGTAAATAGTACGTGATCACAGTACTCCCAACCGGGTTGAGAATGAGAGGAGTGTAAATAAGCGACTTGGAAAGGTCAATTTTGGAGTTGAAAAAGTAGGGCCCACTCGAACCCAAGAAGACCGGGCCGGGTTCAGACCGCGAACCGGACAAGCAAAGCGCAAAATAGCGAGGCAGAGAGAGGGATCTGCTAACCTGCGCCGGGAGCGAGAAATTGGACCGGCCCAGCGCGGCCAAACCGGCGACCCCTTTGGCGAGGCCCTGGAGGAGGGAGGTTTGGGAACAGGAGAAGAGGAAGTCGGGGACGAGTCCGCCGAGCTGACTCAACTGAGTGGACCCGTCGGTGGTGGGCAGAGCGAGCGAGTCGAGGAGCGCGTTGGCGAGCGTGGCTTTGCGAGTGAGCGGGTTTTCGGGGAAGAGGGCGCAGGTGTCGTTGGCGCAGGCGGGACCTTGGGGGCTGTAGCAGTTGGAGCAGGCGAGGGAGTGGAAGGAAGAGCAGAGAGAGGAGTTGCAGGGGACGTGGGAGAAGGTGGAGGAAGTGTAGTTTTGATAGCAGTCGAGCCAGGAGAAGGAGGCGCCGAGGTGGAGGAGTAGCTTGGTGGGTTGGAGCGGGGTTTTGAGGTGTGCTTGGATGGTGTATTGGTGGGTGGTGTGGTCTTTTGTAATAGGTGCTAGTAGAGCTGTTTGGtgagagagaacaaaaacaagtgAGAAAGTGAGAACAAGGAAAGGGAGAAGAAACATTGTTGACAGAGAAGAGAAACTATAGGAAGGAGGAGTTTGCACGCGGTGAACTGGTGAATGGTGATAGAAATCATATCAGCAGCGTTGGGTGAATGTGGATGCGTGAGATGAACCTTGGAATGCTGGAAAGGTGCTACTGTTAACTGTTGGGCAATAAATCATTCGATcacttacttttttattattattattatttttttttttttggtttaaaggatatatatatatatatatatataatcttgcGGCCAAAATGGCTAAGTTGGCAACATGCCTACAAAATGTTTCTCCATTTTTGTCTGCACTCACTAAGGCAGCAAAAATGGggaataattaataaaatacaagATCTTTCTGCAAATTATAACTTATTAGCAAGTGCATGAGCACTTCTATTTACCTCCCTAAATACATGCTTTattgtgctatttttttttattattattatttcatttctAGGTCAtgcaaacaaaattaaattttttggggGAAATTTCAATTACTCAGTGATTggattgaaatttaagttgtttatatgtgagttgaaatttgaaattttttatattttttattttagaatactaagtatttaacATACACAAGgaaatgagaaaatgttttaaataaactgacagtggtgtatatccaaaagaatctaaattttttccatttcaaGTTAGCTCAATTAGATTTCTATAACTTacttttgttaaaaacataactaaatatgtaattttgctccacttttatgtctctctagtcttttttccaaaaacaaaaaatatatatataaatatataagatcaaataaaataaaataaaatctagtaGAACACTTGCATCGTGAGATTTTAAACCGTAGAtagttattttaaatttaggtCAAATCTCAAGTCggaaaaatgtcaaattttaaatcatgaataggcaacttaaattttagtCAGATCACAAgtaggtaaattgtaatttgcccaaaaaaaatttctcatttttctataaaatatttttaaaaagagtcatgttaacgagtgcccttagggcattgattaacaatatattttagaaaaagtttaacaccacttttataggaaatgaaaaaagttgtctaaacatttttttttcccataaa
This region includes:
- the LOC126709841 gene encoding probable aspartic proteinase GIP1, translating into MFLLPFLVLTFSLVFVLSHQTALLAPITKDHTTHQYTIQAHLKTPLQPTKLLLHLGASFSWLDCYQNYTSSTFSHVPCNSSLCSSFHSLACSNCYSPQGPACANDTCALFPENPLTRKATLANALLDSLALPTTDGSTQLSQLGGLVPDFLFSCSQTSLLQGLAKGVAGLAALGRSNFSLPAQVSRSLSLPRYFALCLSGSRSEPGPVFLGSSGPYFFNSKIDLSKSLIYTPLILNPVGSTVITYYLQPSDEYFIGLTSIKVNGKAVPINASLLTVDENGFGGTKISTVDPYTVLETSIYKAFNDLFVKEALGLNLTVTANTVEPFGVCYAGKDIMSTRVGPAVPTVDLVMQGDDVFWRVFGSNSMVRIERSDADVWCLGFVDGGPHARTSVVIGGHQLEDNLLQFDLESERLGFSSSILVKGTTCANFNFTSTSSKRIVK